In a genomic window of Struthio camelus isolate bStrCam1 chromosome 16, bStrCam1.hap1, whole genome shotgun sequence:
- the LOC138061269 gene encoding maestro heat-like repeat-containing protein family member 7, which produces MAFFVELLECPDLADMDEEVLPLVQGYAQSESLEMRRLAFRGLVALLNRPKMKRRMQSLLPDSMEWLQDACREVRVGSLMLLRNILSYLEQKGSNPIVLQLAEKLLPRFDDEDSRVRELSMLLFKDLLEIVVGKNKRNLKQHAQRSLVPLFLHMSDKVQRVAQASQEALVSAAQFLKWEELKQLARRAETWKIGECVLLRDRSRAEQHLRQSLPYLENPDASLREAAVRFIALQPLENDAEPLVRCLVSQTIMNLRVPRRTSRFHLGALCPWLPRAWARWHPPART; this is translated from the exons atggctttctttgtcgag ctgctggaatgccctgaccttgccgacatggatgaggaggtcctgccactcgtccagggttatgcgcagagtgagagcctggagatgcgcagactggcgttcagaggcctcgtggccctgttgaatagacccaagatg aaaaggagaatgcagagcctgctcccagacagcatggagtggctgcaggatgcttgcagggaagtgcgtgtgggaagcctgatgctgctgagaaacatcctcagctacctggaacagaagggctccaacccgattgttctgcagctggccgagaagcttctgcctcgctttgatgac gaagacagcagagtgcgagagctctccatgctcctcttcaaagacctgctggagattgtggtggggaagaacaaacggaacctgaagcagcatgcacagaggagcctggtgccgctcttcctccacatgagtgacaaggtgcagagagtggcccag gcctctcaggaagccctggtgagcgctgcacagttcctcaagtgggaggagctcaagcagctggccagaagagcggagacatggaagatcggggagtgcgtg ctgctgagggacaggagcagagcggagcaacacctgcgccagagcctgccttacctggagaacccggacgcatccttgcgggaggcagctgtgaggttcattg ccctccagcccctggaaaatgatgcagaacctttagtccgttgcctggtgtcacagaccatcatgaacctgagggtgccaaggagaacatcaagattccacctcggagcactgtgtccctggctcccgagagcatgggcgaggtggcaccctcccgccaggacgtga